In Fluviispira sanaruensis, a genomic segment contains:
- a CDS encoding ImpA family type VI secretion system protein: protein MNLEINNLVLPVNEEKPFGEYLKFHPKLIKLKDMRKANLESIFLDEGIWTKKNVLAPNWQASIEFCEEILKENSKDLLVCAYYAEAQAKVNGFQGLDIALKLMLYFCLNNWEDIFPPLENDNLELRLAPFHWLEVNLPLSIRCIPFQSDKEAVVILDWEKYDNFLKENMSDNISHKNEFRTILELESEEYIVDLHERLKSIVYSLEKLEDFIIELAEKCNEKTSFDALISLCTDISNFIESFINDKQEPTISTQEYTEQKFQTYADLKQDDFNNSFERSQSDIRIDQNIDSIEDAYALIEKANLYLLKHNSHSPSPFLIRRALEWQKKSLYEVFMELFATTSKPSEIFTLLGLSKTDK from the coding sequence ATGAATTTAGAAATTAATAACTTAGTGCTTCCAGTGAATGAAGAGAAACCATTTGGAGAATACCTTAAATTTCATCCGAAATTGATTAAATTAAAAGATATGAGAAAAGCAAATTTAGAAAGTATTTTTTTGGATGAAGGAATATGGACTAAAAAAAATGTTTTAGCGCCCAATTGGCAAGCTTCAATAGAGTTCTGTGAAGAGATTTTAAAAGAAAACTCGAAAGATTTACTTGTGTGTGCATATTATGCAGAAGCTCAAGCAAAAGTAAATGGTTTTCAGGGGTTAGATATTGCATTGAAACTTATGCTTTATTTTTGTTTAAATAATTGGGAAGATATATTTCCCCCTCTCGAGAATGATAATCTTGAATTAAGACTTGCGCCATTTCATTGGCTTGAAGTTAATTTGCCTTTAAGTATACGTTGCATACCTTTTCAAAGCGATAAAGAGGCAGTTGTCATATTAGATTGGGAAAAATATGATAATTTTTTAAAGGAAAATATGAGTGATAATATTTCTCATAAAAATGAATTTAGGACCATTTTAGAACTGGAATCAGAAGAGTATATCGTCGATTTACATGAACGGTTAAAATCTATTGTATATTCATTAGAGAAGCTTGAGGATTTTATTATTGAATTGGCAGAGAAGTGTAATGAGAAAACGAGTTTTGATGCTCTTATAAGTCTTTGCACCGATATATCTAATTTTATCGAATCTTTTATTAATGATAAACAAGAACCAACGATCAGCACTCAAGAATATACAGAACAAAAATTTCAAACCTATGCAGATCTAAAGCAAGATGATTTTAATAATTCCTTTGAAAGAAGTCAGTCTGATATACGAATAGACCAAAATATTGATTCCATAGAAGATGCTTATGCTCTCATTGAAAAGGCAAATTTATATTTATTAAAGCACAATTCCCATTCTCCTTCTCCTTTTTTAATTCGGAGAGCGCTTGAATGGCAAAAGAAATCTTTATACGAAGTTTTTATGGAATTATTTGCTACAACATCAAAACCTTCTGAAATATTTACATTGCTCGGTCTTTCTAAAACTGACAAATAA
- the vgrG gene encoding type VI secretion system tip protein VgrG: MKEVINFKNIKANVSIHNDGPISKGANIESFEVLNDTVSEIFTLNASINYSIQNSKIDFEDFLAKNISFKVEFLKQKNPRYFSGIISDINLKALMSSEDKIELQFTIKPYLWLLTKNNGYRAWSNLNSKDVIDNILKIYKNKYSNFQYKFKIYDPTSLTKRTNTIQYGESDYDFICRLLDEDHLNYFFIHGEKASELIITDELESYFENEINKNKKPLQEQIISQNQPIYNSDLKNDRSIGYEHSFSLKFNKISTLHCDFKKVSANAKSIKPGETSSKNGFCNWTEVTHQQKSEVPFDPKQAFADKELVRRNSLHNKIYIQSNLPDLEIGREISIKYHSNENALKKSFFKYLENEYRIIKIDHKFKKDLLLQKEKSSIIYDPHYYSLITLIPKSDKLNKKLSVQKQNYFVTTAYVHETQTEEESLKSFMRIRISFFWQNEKSSAEANGSPFVLARIAQIWASNESGSFFVPSPGDEVLVLFENDIDSPIIIGSLYNNFNKCKFLIDKDEENKGKMRGFVIGNEHSFILHSKDYNSSFDFRDKSHSLDIHNKAKMNIDEKNIHFNLIDKNKINLDDEGKMELENYNSKFKIKDSFEVRTKKVDMEGDDIIRMNSMKIKK; encoded by the coding sequence ATGAAAGAAGTAATCAACTTTAAAAACATTAAAGCAAATGTCTCAATACATAATGATGGCCCTATTTCAAAAGGGGCTAACATTGAGTCTTTCGAGGTTTTAAATGATACCGTCTCTGAAATATTCACTTTAAATGCCTCAATTAATTATTCAATACAAAATTCTAAAATTGATTTTGAAGATTTCCTCGCTAAAAATATTTCATTTAAAGTTGAATTTTTAAAGCAAAAAAATCCTCGTTATTTTTCTGGTATTATTTCAGATATAAACTTGAAAGCCCTTATGTCTTCAGAAGACAAAATAGAGCTTCAATTTACAATCAAACCTTATTTATGGCTATTAACAAAAAATAATGGATATAGAGCATGGAGTAATTTAAATTCCAAAGATGTGATCGATAATATTCTTAAAATATATAAGAATAAATATTCTAATTTTCAATATAAGTTTAAAATTTACGATCCAACATCTCTTACAAAACGAACAAACACCATTCAATATGGAGAGTCTGATTATGATTTTATATGTAGATTACTTGATGAAGATCACCTAAATTATTTCTTTATACACGGTGAAAAAGCAAGCGAACTGATCATTACAGATGAACTTGAAAGTTATTTTGAAAATGAAATTAATAAAAATAAAAAACCACTACAAGAGCAAATTATCAGTCAAAATCAACCAATATATAATTCTGATTTAAAAAATGATAGATCAATTGGTTATGAACATTCATTTTCCCTTAAATTTAATAAAATTTCTACTCTTCATTGCGACTTTAAAAAAGTTTCTGCCAATGCAAAATCAATTAAACCAGGAGAAACTTCTAGCAAAAATGGATTTTGCAATTGGACTGAAGTGACACATCAACAAAAATCAGAAGTTCCATTTGATCCTAAACAGGCCTTTGCTGATAAGGAACTTGTGCGTCGTAACAGTTTACACAATAAGATATATATTCAAAGCAATCTTCCCGATCTTGAAATTGGTAGAGAAATTTCTATAAAATATCATTCAAATGAAAATGCATTAAAGAAAAGTTTCTTTAAATACTTAGAAAACGAATATAGAATCATAAAAATTGATCATAAATTTAAAAAAGATTTATTGCTACAAAAAGAAAAATCTAGCATAATTTATGATCCACACTATTATTCATTGATAACGCTTATCCCTAAGTCGGATAAGTTAAATAAAAAATTAAGCGTCCAGAAGCAGAATTATTTTGTAACGACAGCCTATGTGCACGAAACTCAAACAGAAGAAGAATCATTGAAGTCATTTATGCGAATTCGAATTTCTTTTTTCTGGCAGAACGAAAAATCATCCGCAGAAGCGAACGGTTCGCCATTCGTCTTAGCGCGCATTGCGCAAATTTGGGCGAGCAATGAGTCTGGCTCATTCTTCGTTCCATCACCCGGAGATGAAGTTCTCGTTCTCTTTGAAAATGACATAGACTCTCCAATTATCATTGGCTCCTTATATAATAATTTTAATAAATGTAAATTTTTAATCGACAAGGATGAAGAAAACAAAGGCAAAATGCGTGGATTTGTTATTGGCAATGAGCACAGTTTTATATTGCATTCAAAGGATTACAATTCTTCTTTTGACTTTAGAGACAAATCCCATTCCCTTGATATACATAACAAAGCAAAAATGAATATCGATGAAAAAAACATTCATTTTAATCTCATAGATAAAAATAAAATCAATCTGGATGATGAAGGTAAAATGGAGTTAGAAAACTACAATTCGAAATTTAAAATCAAAGACAGCTTTGAAGTCAGAACAAAAAAAGTCGATATGGAAGGCGATGATATTATTCGAATGAATTCTATGAAAATAAAGAAATAA